A single Hemitrygon akajei unplaced genomic scaffold, sHemAka1.3 Scf000037, whole genome shotgun sequence DNA region contains:
- the LOC140720181 gene encoding uncharacterized protein isoform X3, which translates to MSGGFTLDREQRDPWPLTPQTGALMARLKGPNWVDKLPWVLLGIRTAPKEDLRTSSAELVYGAPLVIPGEFIPAPRGQEEEPAAVLSRLRERLGNLAPIPTSQHGQNPTCVPKDLRNCKFVFVRQGGHRAPLQLPYEGPFMVIRNNGSTFVLDIGGREEVFSVDRLKPAHVDVAQLIGSY; encoded by the coding sequence GGAccgagagcagagagacccctggcccttgactcctcagacaggggctctcatggcccgcctcaaagggcctaactgggtggacaagcttccctgggtcctgctcggaatccgcacggcgcccaaagaagatctgcgcacctcgtcggccgagttggtgtacggcgcacccctggtcatcccaggggagttcataccagccccaagggggcaagaggaagaacccgcagcagtcctgagcagactacgcgagaggctcggcaacctggcccccatacccacttcgcagcatgggcagaacccgacctgcgtacccaaagacctgcgaaactgtaagtttgtgtttgtacgacagggcggacatcgggcaccgctacagctgccctacgaggggccgtttatggtgatcaggaacaacgggtccacgttcgtgctggacattggggggagagaggaggttttctcgGTGGACCGACtgaaaccggcccatgtggacgtggcgcagctGATTGGTTCATATTAA